One segment of Falco peregrinus isolate bFalPer1 chromosome 4, bFalPer1.pri, whole genome shotgun sequence DNA contains the following:
- the KCTD12 gene encoding BTB/POZ domain-containing protein KCTD12 yields MALADSARGLPNGGGVSPAAGSGAAGSGAAAAAGGWSSFPEIVELNVGGQVYVTRRCTVVSVRDSLLWRMFSQQQPNELPRDSKGRFFLDRDGFLFRYILDYLRDLQLVLPEHFPERSRLQREAEYFQLPDLARRLAQARAAAAARPAALHRDGSLCVDEPPPPPLLGYLEAEPLEGGGGGAAASAPSPTASRSPSGGPLLTPSQSLDGAGGRRSGYITIGYRGSYTIGREAQADAKFRRVARITVCGKTALAKEVFGETLNESRDPDRPPERYTARYYLKFNFLEQAFDRLSEAGFRMAACSSTGTCAFAPEQGGPADDKIWTSYTEYVFCRD; encoded by the coding sequence ATGGCCCTGGCGGACAGCGCCCGCGGGCTGCCCAACGGCGGCGGCGTCTCGCCGGCGGcagggagcggggcggcgggcagcggggcggcggcggcggcgggcggctggTCGTCCTTCCCGGAGATCGTGGAGCTGAACGTGGGCGGGCAGGTGTACGTGACGCGGCGCTGCACGGTGGTCTCGGTGCGCGACTCGCTGCTCTGGCGCATGTTCTCGCAGCAGCAGCCGAACGAGCTGCCCCGGGACAGCAAGGGCCGCTTCTTCCTCGACCGCGACGGCTTCCTCTTCCGCTACATCCTGGACTACCTGCGGGacctgcagctggtgctgcccGAGCACTTCCCCGAGCGCAGCCGCCTCCAGCGGGAGGCCGAGTACTTCCAGCTGCCCGACCTGGCCCGCCGTCTGGCGCAGGctcgggccgccgccgccgcccgccccgccgcgctgcaCCGCGACGGTTCGCTCTGCGTCGACgaaccgccgccgccgccgctcctcggCTACCTGGAGGCCGAGCCGCTGGaagggggcggcggcggggccgcggcgtCCGCCCCGTCGCCCACCGCCAGCCGCAGCCCCTCGGGCGGGCCGCTGCTCACGCCCTCGCAGTCGCTGgacggggcgggcgggcggcgctcGGGCTACATCACCATCGGCTACCGGGGCTCCTACACCATCGGGCGGGAGGCGCAGGCCGACGCCAAGTTCCGGCGGGTGGCCCGCATCACTGTCTGCGGCAAGACGGCGCTGGCCAAGGAGGTCTTTGGGGAGACGCTGAACGAGAGCCGTGACCCCGACCGCCCTCCCGAGCGCTACACCGCCCGCTACTACCTCAAGTTCAACTTCCTTGAGCAGGCCTTCGACCGGCTCTCCGAGGCCGGCTTCCGCATGGCTGCCTGCTCCTCCACCGGCACCTGCGCCTTCGCCCCCGAGCAGGGTGGCCCTGCCGATGACAAGATTTGGACCAGCTACACCGAGTATGTCTTCTGCCGGGACTGA